The proteins below come from a single Crossiella sp. CA-258035 genomic window:
- a CDS encoding ABC transporter substrate-binding protein — MSRPLPLLIGAVALLALPACGSGPAAQPGASSVTVTNCGSQVSFPAPAKRLFVNDGNLIALTLALGAQDQIAAVSSVQRDAATLKRHYGEVVDKLNSVAPEYPSRETVLAQRPDVMVAGWSYGYAEDKQLTPATLRQQNVAAYVLTESCRQSDGKAARGVVEPWQALREDLTNLGKITGRTTEADKVTADLDTRLKTLRQAPEPATPPTVFLFDSGTDSVYSSGRFGAPEAIITAAGARNALADVDDTWTKVSWERVAAAKPEAFLFVDYPPQRYADKVALLKARAGINELPAVKENRFLNLPYALWTSGPLNIDAAEQVRKALEGWRLVPASGVTPKSDDRVAN, encoded by the coding sequence ATGAGCCGTCCCCTGCCCCTGCTGATCGGCGCGGTCGCGCTGCTCGCCCTGCCCGCCTGCGGCAGCGGACCGGCCGCGCAGCCCGGCGCGAGCTCGGTCACCGTCACCAACTGCGGCAGCCAGGTCAGCTTCCCTGCCCCGGCCAAGCGGCTGTTCGTCAACGACGGCAACCTGATCGCGCTCACCCTGGCCCTCGGCGCGCAGGACCAGATCGCCGCCGTGTCCAGCGTCCAGCGCGACGCGGCCACCCTCAAACGGCACTACGGCGAGGTGGTGGACAAGCTCAACTCGGTCGCCCCGGAGTACCCGTCCCGGGAAACCGTGCTGGCCCAGCGCCCGGACGTGATGGTGGCCGGCTGGAGCTACGGCTACGCCGAGGACAAGCAGCTCACCCCGGCCACCCTGCGCCAGCAGAACGTGGCCGCCTACGTGCTCACCGAGAGCTGCCGCCAGTCCGACGGCAAGGCCGCCCGCGGCGTGGTCGAGCCCTGGCAGGCCCTGCGCGAGGACCTCACCAACCTCGGCAAGATCACCGGCCGCACCACCGAGGCGGACAAGGTCACCGCCGACCTGGACACCCGGCTCAAAACCCTGCGCCAGGCGCCCGAACCGGCCACCCCGCCCACGGTGTTCCTGTTCGACTCCGGCACCGACAGCGTCTACTCCAGCGGCCGCTTCGGCGCGCCCGAGGCGATCATCACCGCCGCCGGGGCGCGCAACGCGCTCGCCGATGTGGACGACACCTGGACCAAGGTCTCCTGGGAACGGGTGGCCGCGGCCAAGCCGGAGGCCTTCCTGTTCGTGGACTACCCGCCGCAGCGCTACGCGGACAAGGTCGCGCTGCTCAAGGCGCGGGCCGGGATCAACGAGCTGCCCGCGGTGAAGGAGAACCGGTTCCTGAACCTGCCCTACGCGCTGTGGACCTCGGGGCCGCTCAACATCGACGCCGCCGAACAGGTCCGCAAGGCCCTGGAGGGCTGGCGGCTGGTCCCGGCCTCGGGCGTCACCCCGAAGTCTGACGACCGGGTCGCGAACTGA
- a CDS encoding Rv0909 family putative TA system antitoxin, with the protein MSFLDKAKELAGQAKEKAAELAQGPAGEKARELAAKGVDAAASGIDKVTGGKYHDKIENVSTKVEGFLDKDGKPGGDAKP; encoded by the coding sequence ATGAGCTTCCTGGACAAGGCGAAAGAGCTGGCGGGGCAGGCCAAGGAGAAGGCGGCCGAGCTGGCGCAGGGCCCCGCGGGCGAGAAGGCCCGCGAGCTGGCCGCCAAGGGTGTCGACGCCGCGGCCAGCGGAATCGACAAGGTCACCGGCGGCAAGTACCACGACAAGATCGAGAACGTCAGCACCAAGGTGGAAGGTTTCCTGGACAAGGACGGCAAGCCGGGCGGTGACGCCAAGCCCTGA
- a CDS encoding TM0106 family RecB-like putative nuclease — MLRTDHGLVHSPTDLVDLMECGHRSRLNQAVALGLPGAPVPERGSAALVAKHGLAHEQAVLERLKQRHGAGVVEIDTPAPHPDALAAAAEQTRTALAAGVPVVYQGVFYDGEFSGRADFLIATEGGYEPHDTKLARHARPAAVLQLTAYADALTRSGFTAGPLMHLLLGDGSAHALRVQEFLPLLAHLRGRLRGQLTAPAELPQRLWDDERPACATCRFSKHCATGRSTARDLSLVAGMRTDQRRKLAAAGLTTIEALAAATENERPPTLSVATFTGLRAQATLQVQQDLTRTPEDPVGKVSYEILAPEELAALPQPSPGDVFFDMEGDPFALDSDGLEYLFGAVTLSPAGDEEFTPFWAHSRVQEKRAFESFVDFVTGRLAEHPDLHVYHYAPYETNALKRLAALHGTREEEVDTLLRGGVLIDLYTVVRKGLRVSQRSYSIKYLEPLYMPESRAGEVQNAVSSIEAYEDYLTLSEVGDAERAAEVLRGIADYNEYDCVSTHRLYRFLLDIRAEAGIEPAPPVDPSTLDAAIDSAADELAAQRRAERAAKIAALVDPLLEGLPENPAAFTAEHRARALLAASVGYHRRETNPAWWEFFRQVTAPLTDLESDNTCAVPVSVSTQDWTAPSGRVRNAKREVRLHCDPDRPHPFAPGDTVRLLYPGQRTRDALVVDAGADGLTVQESAKPAELDGFDGRPAAVLPGSPVRPSPKDEAVADLARITVDALPVLPAHPGIDLLRRRPRLRGGRDLPDPREFGGDLVATVIAAVDALDGSTLAVQGPPGAGKTYLAGRLIAHLVANGRSVGVTSNSHKAVENVLSAAHEAARATGVPLPMAKRPKKNPEPDCVWEQPKSNNDLARWREEQGGGHLVGGTAWTFANAALRAQPFDVLIIDEAGQFALADALAVSLCTKNLVLLGDPQQLPQVVQGTHPAGADASALGHLIGAADVMPPELGYFLDQSRRMHPSVCRPISNLSYAGLLHAHPTAAGRGIDGVPPGLCLYQVDHRHNLASSPEEAAVVVELTRELVGRTWTDGERTRPLEQSDILVVAPYNLQVRVVRRALERAGYPEVRVGTVDKFQGQEAPVVLATMTSSAASDLPRGLDFLLSRNRLNVALSRAQALAVLICSPRLVEADIRNVEHMRLLAGMLGLLTEARPWPTR; from the coding sequence ATGCTGCGGACCGATCACGGGCTCGTCCACTCCCCGACCGACCTGGTCGACCTGATGGAGTGCGGGCACCGCAGCAGGCTCAACCAGGCAGTGGCGCTCGGCCTGCCCGGCGCGCCGGTCCCGGAACGCGGGTCGGCGGCGCTGGTGGCCAAGCACGGTCTCGCGCACGAGCAGGCCGTGCTGGAGCGGCTCAAGCAGCGGCACGGGGCCGGGGTGGTCGAGATCGACACCCCGGCCCCGCACCCGGACGCGCTGGCCGCGGCCGCCGAGCAGACCCGCACCGCGCTGGCCGCCGGGGTCCCGGTGGTCTACCAGGGCGTGTTCTACGACGGCGAGTTCTCCGGCCGCGCCGACTTCCTGATCGCCACCGAGGGCGGCTACGAGCCGCACGACACCAAGCTGGCCCGGCACGCCCGCCCCGCCGCGGTGCTCCAGCTGACCGCCTACGCCGACGCGTTGACCAGGTCCGGGTTCACCGCGGGCCCGCTGATGCACCTGCTGCTCGGCGACGGCAGCGCGCACGCCCTGCGCGTGCAGGAGTTCCTGCCGCTGCTGGCACACCTCCGCGGCCGCCTGCGCGGCCAGCTCACCGCACCGGCCGAGCTGCCGCAACGCCTGTGGGACGACGAGCGCCCGGCCTGTGCCACCTGCCGCTTCAGCAAGCACTGCGCCACCGGCCGCTCCACCGCCCGCGACCTGTCCCTGGTCGCCGGGATGCGCACCGACCAGCGCCGCAAGCTGGCCGCCGCCGGGCTGACCACCATCGAGGCGCTGGCCGCGGCCACCGAGAACGAGCGCCCGCCCACCCTGTCCGTGGCCACCTTCACCGGCCTGCGCGCCCAGGCCACCCTCCAGGTGCAGCAGGACCTCACCCGCACCCCGGAGGACCCGGTCGGCAAGGTCTCCTACGAGATCCTGGCCCCCGAGGAGCTGGCCGCGCTGCCCCAGCCCAGTCCCGGCGACGTGTTCTTCGACATGGAGGGCGACCCGTTCGCACTGGACTCCGACGGCCTGGAGTACCTCTTCGGCGCGGTCACCCTCTCCCCCGCCGGCGACGAGGAGTTCACCCCGTTCTGGGCGCACAGCCGGGTGCAGGAGAAACGCGCCTTCGAGTCCTTCGTGGACTTCGTCACCGGCCGGCTCGCCGAGCACCCGGACCTGCACGTCTACCACTACGCGCCCTATGAGACCAACGCGCTCAAGCGGCTGGCCGCGCTGCACGGCACCCGCGAGGAGGAGGTGGACACGCTGCTGCGCGGCGGGGTGCTGATCGACCTGTACACCGTGGTGCGCAAGGGACTCCGGGTCTCCCAGCGGTCCTATTCGATCAAGTACCTGGAACCGCTGTACATGCCGGAGTCCAGGGCGGGCGAGGTGCAGAACGCGGTCTCCAGCATCGAGGCCTACGAGGACTACCTCACCCTCTCCGAGGTCGGCGACGCCGAGCGCGCGGCCGAGGTGCTGCGCGGGATCGCCGACTACAACGAGTACGACTGCGTGTCCACCCACCGCCTCTACCGCTTCCTGCTCGACATCCGCGCCGAGGCGGGCATCGAGCCGGCCCCGCCGGTCGATCCGTCCACATTGGACGCCGCCATCGACTCCGCGGCCGACGAGCTGGCCGCGCAGCGCAGGGCCGAGCGGGCCGCCAAGATCGCCGCCCTGGTGGACCCGCTGCTGGAGGGCCTGCCGGAGAACCCGGCCGCCTTCACCGCCGAGCACCGCGCCCGCGCGCTGCTGGCCGCCTCGGTCGGCTACCACCGGCGGGAGACCAACCCGGCCTGGTGGGAGTTCTTCCGCCAGGTCACCGCACCCCTGACCGACCTGGAGTCGGACAACACCTGCGCGGTGCCGGTGTCAGTGTCCACACAGGACTGGACCGCGCCGTCCGGGCGGGTGCGCAACGCCAAACGCGAGGTGCGGCTGCACTGCGACCCGGACCGGCCACACCCCTTCGCCCCCGGCGACACCGTGCGCCTGCTCTACCCCGGCCAGCGGACCAGGGACGCGCTGGTCGTGGACGCGGGCGCGGACGGCCTCACCGTGCAGGAGAGCGCGAAACCCGCTGAGCTGGACGGCTTCGACGGCCGCCCGGCGGCGGTGCTGCCCGGCAGTCCGGTGCGGCCCAGCCCCAAGGACGAGGCCGTGGCCGACCTGGCCCGGATCACCGTGGACGCGCTGCCCGTGCTGCCCGCGCACCCCGGCATCGACCTGCTGCGCCGCCGTCCCCGGCTGCGCGGGGGCCGGGACCTGCCCGACCCGCGGGAGTTCGGCGGCGACCTGGTGGCCACCGTGATCGCCGCGGTGGACGCCCTGGACGGCTCCACCCTGGCCGTGCAGGGGCCGCCGGGTGCGGGCAAGACCTACCTCGCGGGCAGGCTGATCGCGCACCTGGTGGCCAACGGCCGCAGCGTCGGGGTGACCTCCAACAGCCACAAGGCGGTGGAGAACGTGCTCAGCGCCGCGCACGAGGCCGCGCGGGCGACCGGGGTGCCGCTGCCGATGGCCAAGCGCCCCAAGAAGAACCCGGAACCGGACTGCGTGTGGGAGCAGCCCAAGTCCAACAACGACCTGGCCCGCTGGCGGGAGGAGCAGGGCGGCGGGCACCTGGTCGGCGGCACCGCGTGGACCTTCGCCAACGCCGCGCTGCGCGCCCAGCCCTTCGACGTGCTGATCATCGACGAGGCCGGGCAGTTCGCCCTCGCCGACGCCCTCGCGGTCTCGCTGTGCACGAAGAACCTGGTGCTGCTGGGCGATCCGCAGCAGCTGCCCCAGGTCGTGCAGGGCACCCACCCGGCAGGCGCGGACGCCTCCGCGCTGGGCCACCTCATCGGCGCGGCCGACGTGATGCCGCCGGAGCTGGGCTACTTCCTGGACCAGTCCCGCCGCATGCACCCCTCGGTCTGCCGCCCCATTTCCAACCTGTCCTACGCCGGCCTGCTGCACGCCCACCCCACCGCCGCCGGACGCGGGATCGACGGTGTGCCACCGGGTCTGTGCCTGTACCAGGTCGACCACCGGCACAACCTGGCCTCCTCCCCGGAGGAAGCCGCGGTCGTCGTCGAGCTGACCCGCGAGCTGGTCGGCCGCACCTGGACCGACGGCGAGCGGACCCGGCCCCTGGAACAGTCCGACATCCTGGTGGTGGCCCCGTACAACCTCCAGGTCCGGGTGGTGCGCCGCGCGCTGGAACGCGCGGGCTACCCGGAGGTGCGGGTGGGCACGGTGGACAAGTTCCAGGGCCAGGAGGCCCCGGTGGTGCTGGCCACCATGACCAGCTCGGCCGCCAGCGACCTGCCCAGGGGCCTGGACTTCCTGCTCTCCCGCAACCGGTTGAACGTGGCGCTCTCCCGCGCGCAGGCGCTGGCCGTGCTGATCTGCTCGCCGCGGCTGGTGGAGGCCGACATCCGCAACGTGGAGCACATGCGGCTGCTGGCCGGCATGCTCGGCCTGCTCACCGAGGCCCGCCCCTGGCCTACCAGGTGA
- a CDS encoding cytochrome P450 produces the protein MSTAPDVEELPLLRCQRPVVGRLDPLLRDLQSRAPVLKVRTRTGDQAWLVTRYAELRQLLVEGRMENAHPDPANRARYLDSPVFDYNLLGTDFDEARAQHREFRAALTPLFAARRMAVLRDGVRDRVHRLLDGLLAKGPDADLHNDFSLPLSHGVLCDLHGVPDEQTFISMLTGMDDPAKVGEVFAYLAEAVVWRQANPGPDVITELSEAGVPVEQIAGLIATISFPFLVTPGVQSVGTALFAAHPEQRDLLAREPGLIDSAVDEVLRMGQVEESVMPRYAAEDITIGGVTIGYGDLVLCDHYSANYDELVFPDSERFDITRAPNPHLAFSHGISHCIGAPLAKIQLAEVFSALVTRMPGLALTVPVEEIPMSMDPDAVKLGGGIAALPVTW, from the coding sequence GTGAGCACCGCGCCCGACGTCGAGGAACTACCCCTGCTGCGTTGTCAGCGACCCGTGGTGGGCAGACTGGACCCGCTCCTGCGCGACTTGCAGTCCCGCGCGCCGGTGCTCAAGGTGCGCACCAGGACCGGTGACCAGGCCTGGCTGGTGACCCGCTACGCCGAGCTCAGGCAACTGCTGGTCGAGGGCAGGATGGAGAACGCGCACCCCGATCCGGCGAACCGGGCGCGCTACCTGGACAGTCCGGTGTTCGACTACAACCTGCTCGGCACCGACTTCGACGAGGCTCGCGCGCAGCACCGCGAGTTCCGCGCCGCGCTCACCCCGCTGTTCGCCGCGCGGCGGATGGCCGTGCTGCGGGACGGCGTCCGGGACCGGGTGCACCGGCTGCTGGACGGGTTGCTGGCCAAGGGCCCGGATGCCGACCTGCACAACGACTTCTCGCTGCCGCTGTCCCACGGGGTGCTCTGCGACCTGCACGGCGTGCCGGACGAGCAGACCTTCATCAGCATGCTGACCGGCATGGACGATCCGGCCAAGGTCGGCGAGGTGTTCGCCTACCTGGCCGAGGCCGTGGTGTGGCGGCAGGCCAACCCTGGACCGGACGTGATCACCGAGCTGTCCGAGGCCGGGGTGCCGGTGGAGCAGATCGCCGGGCTGATCGCCACCATCAGCTTCCCGTTCCTGGTCACGCCCGGCGTGCAGAGCGTGGGCACCGCGCTGTTCGCGGCCCATCCCGAGCAGCGGGACCTGCTGGCGCGCGAGCCGGGGCTGATCGACAGCGCGGTGGACGAGGTGCTGCGCATGGGTCAGGTGGAGGAGTCGGTGATGCCGCGCTACGCCGCGGAGGACATCACCATCGGCGGGGTCACCATCGGCTACGGCGACCTGGTGCTGTGCGACCACTACTCGGCCAACTACGACGAGCTGGTCTTCCCCGACTCCGAGCGCTTCGACATCACCCGCGCGCCCAACCCGCACCTGGCCTTCAGCCACGGCATCAGCCACTGCATCGGCGCGCCGCTGGCCAAGATCCAGCTGGCCGAGGTGTTCAGCGCGCTGGTGACCCGGATGCCGGGGCTGGCGCTGACCGTGCCGGTGGAGGAGATCCCGATGAGCATGGACCCGGACGCGGTGAAGCTCGGCGGCGGCATCGCCGCGCTGCCGGTCACCTGGTAG
- a CDS encoding alginate lyase family protein, with the protein MTTLHRRGIVLTALAAATALFASASPTSADPAPAPTAAPAAAAAPPAFTHPGVYVSRGQLDFVRGKVQAGAQPWKAAYDQMNGHGLASLSRNPKPRAVVECGPYSNPNNGCTDERQDAIAAFTSALNWYITRDQRYANKAIQLMDAWSATIRDHTNSNAPLQTAWAGVSWAKAAEIIRHTGGGWSAEGVTRFSTMLRNVYLPRVINGATTSNGNWELTMMEAAIGIAVFLEDRGAYDRAVTKFRQRVPAFLYVSSDGAYAKGPAGSGIDTREEIVRYWHNQNTFVDGLSQETCRDFTHTGYGLASIANFAETTRHQGQDLYPEIADRLRHALGFHAKYELGEPAPGWLCGGTIKRGLGPVSEVGYNALANRMGHSMANTQRLVESRRPHGTNILFVAWQTLTHAGNPA; encoded by the coding sequence ATGACAACCCTGCATCGACGCGGGATCGTCCTCACCGCGCTCGCCGCCGCCACCGCCCTGTTCGCCAGCGCTTCGCCCACCTCCGCCGATCCGGCCCCCGCGCCTACTGCCGCACCGGCAGCCGCCGCGGCCCCGCCTGCCTTCACCCATCCCGGGGTGTACGTGAGCCGGGGTCAGCTGGACTTCGTGCGCGGCAAGGTGCAGGCGGGCGCGCAACCCTGGAAGGCAGCCTATGACCAGATGAACGGCCACGGCCTGGCCTCGTTGTCCCGCAACCCGAAACCGCGCGCGGTGGTGGAGTGCGGTCCCTACTCCAACCCCAACAACGGGTGCACCGATGAGCGCCAGGACGCCATCGCGGCCTTCACCAGCGCGCTGAACTGGTACATCACCAGGGACCAGCGCTATGCGAACAAGGCGATCCAGCTCATGGACGCCTGGTCGGCCACCATCAGGGACCACACCAACAGCAACGCCCCGCTGCAGACCGCGTGGGCCGGGGTGTCCTGGGCCAAGGCCGCGGAGATCATCCGGCACACCGGCGGCGGCTGGTCCGCTGAGGGGGTCACCCGGTTCAGCACCATGCTGCGCAACGTCTACCTGCCCAGGGTGATCAACGGGGCCACCACCAGCAACGGCAACTGGGAGCTCACCATGATGGAGGCCGCGATCGGCATCGCGGTGTTCCTGGAGGACCGAGGGGCCTACGACCGCGCGGTGACCAAGTTCCGCCAGCGGGTGCCCGCCTTCCTCTACGTCAGCAGTGACGGGGCCTACGCCAAGGGCCCGGCAGGCAGCGGCATCGACACCCGCGAGGAGATCGTGCGGTACTGGCACAACCAGAACACCTTCGTGGACGGGCTGAGCCAGGAGACCTGCCGCGACTTCACCCACACCGGCTACGGCCTGGCCAGCATCGCCAACTTCGCCGAGACCACCCGGCACCAGGGCCAGGACCTCTACCCGGAGATCGCGGACCGGCTGCGGCACGCGCTGGGCTTCCACGCCAAGTACGAGCTGGGCGAGCCCGCGCCGGGCTGGCTGTGCGGCGGCACCATCAAGCGCGGCCTCGGCCCGGTCTCCGAGGTCGGCTACAACGCGCTGGCCAACCGTATGGGCCACAGCATGGCCAACACCCAGCGCCTGGTGGAGTCCCGGCGCCCGCACGGCACGAACATCCTCTTCGTCGCCTGGCAGACCCTCACCCACGCCGGCAACCCGGCCTGA
- a CDS encoding glycosyl hydrolase: MSLLSRGLAAVTAVLTLGVLVPLAVTVGSGQASAEPIGAGSYTTTLPAGAKLPTACGEIPRNPRQYVTGNAPAGAVPTNDWWSSLIFKRNDCAYSDNLMAHPFSFNTSANGLGVDYATNVTVSGTATGVGEYHYPYSTDFTLGVTGLNSPDVKVDGWTDWTVSPYFSDGARTLRTTIGHGLPFVYAKVTGGDARLGFGAAPTVWSNSGATIGFSVDGHDYVAYAPSGSSWNVGGNAITSSLAGKGFFSVAVLPTTPASSAADRQALLSSYGRHAHAHVTGTRVEWAYDQAASTVRATYRLTTQAMEGGQSGAVVALYPHQWQDLSGSTPIAQTYVSPRGQLKTLVGASAFTTAIRYHGVLPELPQVGMTGGDLATLNGYLNEAGGGDPFAGFNNDTYWTGKALGRAARMIEIADQVGNLAVRDKLIGAVRTRLTDWFTAPNGKSERVFYYDRNWGSLVGFPASFGSDTDLNDHHFHYGYYISAAATLAKFDPAWASPSQYGGMVNLLIRDANGFNRDDSMFPFLRDFDIYAGHDWAAGHGAFFAGNNQESSSEGMNFANAVIQWGLATGDTAARDAGLFMYTTQGEAIKEYWFDNRDTNFPSAFQHSTVGMVWGDGGAYSTWFSAEPEMIQGINMLPITGGSLYLGHDPAYIDRNLRELVTNNGGPPTVWRDIIWSFQALSTPDTALAEFRAGGYTVEEGESKARTFQWLRNLSSLGQVDRSVTANHPLHAVFTRNGAKTYVAANTGNQPITVTFSNGTTLTVGAGKTATTGAITWSGGNGSGGQPTSSSTTTTTTTTTTGPPPVKANRFFVNNPGALSAAEPAGARTDTIAGAGGGNNDGTPRDPRTYTACGLSGTHDPARQTGFNLYVDSGTGVANAVQARVSYDFTGSGIYGRVETYRYFATDPVTGWENYTAGALHSSSGSFAELRNGCVRLEVWSAIGTGSTSLRVNASASQGQQSVLTIPFQ; the protein is encoded by the coding sequence ATGAGCCTGCTCAGTCGTGGGCTGGCCGCGGTCACCGCGGTCCTCACGCTCGGTGTGTTAGTCCCGCTCGCTGTCACGGTCGGCTCCGGCCAGGCCAGCGCCGAACCCATCGGCGCGGGCAGCTACACCACGACGTTGCCCGCCGGGGCCAAGCTGCCCACCGCCTGCGGCGAGATCCCGCGCAACCCGCGCCAGTACGTCACCGGCAACGCCCCCGCGGGCGCGGTGCCGACCAACGACTGGTGGTCCTCGCTGATCTTCAAGCGGAACGACTGCGCCTACTCCGACAACCTGATGGCGCACCCGTTCTCCTTCAACACCAGCGCGAACGGCCTCGGCGTCGACTACGCCACCAACGTCACCGTCAGCGGCACGGCCACCGGCGTCGGCGAGTACCACTACCCGTACTCCACCGACTTCACCCTCGGCGTGACCGGCCTGAACTCCCCGGACGTCAAGGTGGACGGCTGGACCGACTGGACGGTCAGCCCCTACTTCAGCGACGGCGCGCGCACCCTGCGCACCACCATCGGGCACGGCCTGCCCTTCGTCTACGCCAAGGTCACCGGCGGGGACGCGCGGCTGGGCTTCGGGGCCGCGCCGACGGTGTGGTCCAACAGCGGGGCGACCATCGGGTTCAGCGTGGACGGGCACGACTACGTGGCCTACGCGCCGAGCGGATCGAGCTGGAACGTGGGCGGCAACGCGATCACGTCCTCGTTGGCGGGCAAGGGATTCTTCTCGGTGGCGGTGCTGCCGACCACCCCGGCCAGCAGCGCCGCGGACCGGCAGGCGCTGCTGAGCTCCTACGGCCGCCACGCGCACGCCCACGTCACCGGCACCAGGGTGGAGTGGGCCTACGACCAGGCGGCCAGCACGGTGCGGGCCACCTACCGGCTGACCACCCAGGCCATGGAGGGCGGCCAGAGCGGCGCGGTGGTCGCGCTGTACCCGCACCAGTGGCAGGACCTCAGCGGGTCGACGCCGATCGCGCAGACCTACGTCTCACCACGAGGTCAGCTGAAGACCCTGGTCGGGGCCTCGGCGTTCACCACCGCGATCCGCTACCACGGCGTGCTGCCCGAACTGCCCCAGGTCGGTATGACTGGCGGCGACCTGGCCACGCTGAACGGCTACCTCAACGAGGCGGGCGGCGGTGACCCGTTCGCCGGGTTCAACAACGACACCTACTGGACCGGCAAGGCGCTCGGCCGGGCGGCGCGGATGATCGAGATCGCCGACCAGGTCGGCAACCTGGCGGTGCGGGACAAGCTGATCGGCGCGGTCCGCACCCGGCTGACCGACTGGTTCACCGCGCCGAACGGCAAGAGCGAGCGGGTCTTCTACTACGACCGCAACTGGGGCTCGCTGGTCGGCTTCCCGGCCTCCTTCGGTTCCGACACCGACCTCAACGACCACCACTTCCACTACGGCTACTACATCTCCGCCGCGGCCACCCTGGCCAAGTTCGACCCGGCCTGGGCCTCACCGAGCCAGTACGGCGGCATGGTCAACCTGCTCATCCGGGACGCCAACGGGTTCAACCGCGACGACAGCATGTTCCCGTTCCTGCGCGACTTCGACATCTACGCCGGGCACGACTGGGCGGCCGGGCACGGCGCGTTCTTCGCCGGGAACAACCAGGAGTCCAGTTCCGAGGGCATGAACTTCGCCAACGCGGTGATCCAGTGGGGCCTGGCCACCGGGGACACCGCGGCGCGCGATGCCGGGCTGTTCATGTACACCACCCAGGGCGAGGCGATCAAGGAGTACTGGTTCGACAACCGGGACACCAACTTCCCCAGCGCCTTCCAGCACTCCACGGTGGGCATGGTGTGGGGCGACGGCGGCGCGTACTCGACCTGGTTCAGCGCCGAGCCGGAGATGATCCAGGGCATCAACATGCTGCCGATCACCGGCGGATCCCTGTACCTGGGCCATGATCCGGCCTACATCGACCGCAACCTGCGCGAGCTGGTGACCAACAACGGCGGCCCGCCGACGGTCTGGCGGGACATCATCTGGTCCTTCCAGGCACTGTCCACACCGGACACCGCACTCGCCGAGTTCCGGGCGGGCGGCTACACCGTGGAGGAGGGCGAGAGCAAGGCGCGCACCTTCCAGTGGCTGCGCAACCTCAGCTCGCTCGGCCAGGTCGACCGCTCGGTCACCGCGAACCACCCGCTGCACGCGGTGTTCACCCGCAACGGCGCGAAGACCTACGTGGCGGCCAACACCGGCAACCAGCCGATCACGGTGACCTTCTCCAACGGCACCACGCTCACCGTCGGCGCGGGCAAGACCGCGACCACCGGCGCGATCACCTGGAGCGGCGGCAACGGCTCCGGCGGCCAGCCCACCTCCAGCAGCACGACCACCACGACGACGACCACGACAACCGGGCCGCCGCCGGTCAAGGCCAACCGGTTCTTCGTCAACAACCCCGGCGCGCTGTCGGCCGCGGAGCCCGCCGGCGCGCGCACCGACACCATCGCCGGGGCCGGCGGCGGCAACAACGACGGCACACCGCGCGACCCGCGGACCTACACCGCCTGCGGCCTCTCCGGCACGCACGACCCGGCCCGGCAGACCGGCTTCAACCTGTACGTCGACTCCGGCACGGGCGTGGCCAACGCGGTGCAGGCGCGGGTCTCCTACGACTTCACCGGCTCCGGGATTTATGGCCGGGTGGAGACCTACCGCTATTTCGCCACCGACCCGGTGACCGGGTGGGAGAACTACACCGCGGGCGCACTGCATTCCAGTTCCGGGTCATTCGCCGAACTGCGCAATGGCTGTGTCCGGCTGGAGGTGTGGAGCGCGATCGGCACCGGGTCGACCTCGTTGCGGGTCAACGCTTCCGCAAGCCAAGGCCAGCAGTCCGTGCTGACAATTCCTTTCCAATGA